The following coding sequences lie in one Peromyscus maniculatus bairdii isolate BWxNUB_F1_BW_parent chromosome 3, HU_Pman_BW_mat_3.1, whole genome shotgun sequence genomic window:
- the Arhgef5 gene encoding rho guanine nucleotide exchange factor 5 has translation MEAEQPEHGASAPIPTIEESKAIPEAIMRSSQIPALEPEAQEGQDSSYKWADGHRPLMGQPQELRDMSDHIPDSMGFFLKEVSSDVETNQEILVAEAFHTPDPLEAVSQSLKDSLSRTIAVPELLACAVREEWPDKSSKLDSTVELELQPELMSLTLAVSKAKEEKDTSPDPSSPRGFWPPCKKHPGETDQSGGHGSGPVRQWKVLQMEATQEEHGQGGLLQPQEAQGLERQEVKIQEEGSLREDICSDGLPGNREDEEEEVSSCEEEQERVQNHRMLGGQRASKGLSGELEALDYSEWGQEDRDRRVQGQRDSEEEGWVRGLRGVEERRADSQYAGNQRLVVKSESISGKQGDNDETQIVMPGEGQEEAEGQEEAEDQEEAEDQEEAEDQEEAEDQEEAEDQEEAVDSGEGERGNREGGGQAAVEGRRTDENNKHCPPVDPVAPEALSSGALFPDISCSVADIPGAQREPVPKEQIPPALTPAQEPVEWPHQPISPPASFATEEPPDDRTHNSQQEGFRLKKGTVFPQGTEVVSASVSMTPPRTPDSAPFSPTEVFPVTATLSPRKDTLAASLSTDIPPHGGALEAPPIPAKARKDPCATPDKANAHSPLTSYAGATQHLRSNSFPGSHRTEQTPDSVGKSFSFSHSELPQRPPKPAIYGSLIPRRGRRSRDGIVFSESSAAFFALRQDSEGLTSNPESPGEPHGSPLWGSPQNSAFAVGSPGNVSSLSTVSMDMRKHEALPPPPPEKRHSYSSVVERDGHLHVVAPTVKRYSHPPPSALSSGLPGSPEGSFPLVPDSVVARQHRPLPATPETPRHTQTSISSRLRYNKPLPPTPYVPDLGHSPLSPPSVPKMYRPLPPVPSSEPPPLPPKSRERSRSIQGGVIHSGGQAKPRPTGQDWTVSTLSVGRTSWPPATGRSTESLVPTSGGVTEVSPGLAFSNMINLLSPSSPTTPCTPELQRPTSKDESELTEESEPPVRGSFRRSVPQEGCNDTRRSALGPKKQSEKPIHQQLEKACSWPRRQDPARTESGSEQAGGQASHKHKGWNRQGLRRPSLLPESSADLRNPSMGRPPGSSDSVVFREKKPKEGTGGFSRRCSKLINSSQLLYQEYSDVVLNKEIQSQQRLNSLAEAPGLASPRQRRKAMVSSDSYLQRLSMASSGSLWQEIPMVRNSTVLLSMTHEDQKLQEAKFELIVSEASYLRSLNIAVDHFQHSAQLRAILSAQDHQWLFSRLQDVRDVSTTFLSDLEENFENNIFSFQVCDVVLNHAPEFHRVYLPYVTNQTYQERTFQSLMNSNSSFREVLEKLESDPICQRLSLKSFLILPFQRITRLKLLLQNILKRTQPGSSEEAEATKAHHALEKLIRDCNNNVQRMRRTEELIYLSQKIEFECKIFPLISQSRWLVKSGELTALEFSASPGLRRKLTTRPVHLHLFNDCLLLSRPREGSRFLVFDHAPFSSIRGEKCEMKLHGPHKNLFRLFLLHNTQGTQAEFLFRTETQSEKLRWISALAMPREELDLLECYDSPQVQCLRAYKPRENDELALEKADVVMVTQQSSDGWLEGVRLSDGEQGWFPVQQVEFISNSEVRAQNLKEAHRVKTAKLQLVQQQV, from the exons ATGGAGGCTGAGCAGCCTGAACATGGAGCATCTGCACCCATCCCTACCATAGAGGAATCGAAAGCAATCCCTGAAGCTATCATGAGGAGCAGTCAGATCCCTGCCCTGGAGCCTGAAGCTCAAGAAGGCCAAGACTCATCCTACAAGTGGGCAGATGGACACAGACCCCTGATGGGCCAGCCACAGGAGTTAAGGGACATGAGTGACCACATACCTGATAGTATGGGATTTTTCTTAAAGGAAGTTTCTTCAGATGTGGAGACCAACCAGGAAATCCTTGTGGCTGAGGCCTTCCACACTCCAGACCCACTGGAAGCAGTATCCCAGAGCCTTAAAGACAGCCTGTCAAGAACAATAGCTGTCCCAGAGCTCTTGGCCTGTGCTGTTCGGGAGGAATGGCCAGACAAATCCAGCAAACTGGACAGCACAGTGGAGCTAGAATTGCAGCCAGAACTCATGTCTTTGACACTGGCAGTTAGCaaagcaaaagaagagaaagacacctCGCCAGACCCTTCTAGCCCTAGAGGATTTTGGCCTCCCTGCAAAAAGCACCCTGGTGAGACAGACCAGTCTGGGGGCCATGGAAGTGGACCGGTCAGGCAGTGGAAAGTGCTGCAGATGGAGGCCACGCAAGAAGAGCACGGTCAAGGAGGCCTCCTCCAACCTCAGGAGGCCCAGGGACTCGAGAGGCAGGAAGTCAAAATTCAGGAGGAAGGAAGTCTGAGGGAAGACATTTGTTCTGATGGGCTTCCAGGGAATCGGGAAGACGAGGAAGAGGAGGTTAGTAGCTGTGAGGAAGAACAGGAACGAGTGCAAAACCATAGAATGCTCGGAGGACAGAGGGCCAGTAAGGGACTGAGTGGGGAACTGGAGGCTCTGGATTACAGTGAGTGGGGTCAAGAGGACAGGGATAGGAGGGTTCAGGGTCAGAGAGATTCAGAAGAGGAGGGGTGGGTCAGGGGATTAAGAGGGGTGGAAGAGAGGAGGGCAGACTCTCAGTATGCAGGGAATCAGAGGTTAGTAGTGAAATCAGAGAGTATAAGTGGAAAGCAGGGAGATAATGATGaaacccaaatagtgatgccaggAGAAGgccaggaggaggctgagggccaGGAGGAGGCTGAGGATCAGGAGGAGGCTGAGGATCAGGAGGAGGCTGAGGACCAGGAGGAGGCTGAGGACCAGGAGGAGGCTGAGGACCAGGAGGAGGCTGTAGACTCAGGTGAGGGGGAGCGAGGGAATAGGGAAGGGGGTGGACAGGCAGCCGTGGAAGGGAGGAGAACAGACGAGAACAACAAGCATTGTCCTCCAGTGGATCCCGTAGCTCCCGAGGCTCTCTCTTCAGGAGCATTGTTTCCAGACATCTCTTGCTCTGTGGCTGATATTCCTGGGGCTCAGAGGGAACCTGTTCCCAAGGAACAGATCCCCCCAGCTCTGACTCCTGCACAGGAGCCAGTAGAATGGCCTCACCAACCCATTTCTCCACCTGCCTCTTTTGCTACTGAAGAACCCCCTGATGATAGGACTCACAACAGCCAGCAAGAAGGATTCAGGCTGAAGAAAGGGACAGTGTTCCCCCAGGGGACTGAGGTTGTCTCTGCTAGTGTATCGATGACTCCTCCAAGGACACCGGATTCAGCTCCTTTCAGTCCCACTGAAGTCTTCCCCGTCACTGCCACCCTGTCACCTCGGAAGGACACCCTAGCAGCCTCTCTCTCAACTGACATTCCACCTCATGGTGGGGCACTTGAGGCTCCTCCCATACCTGCAAAAGCTCGCAAGGACCCATGTGCCACCCCTGACAAGGCCAACGCTCACAGCCCTCTCACCAGCTACGCTGGAGCCACCCAGCATCTAAGAAGTAATTCGTTCCCAGGCTCTCACAGGACAGAACAGACTCCAGACTCCGTGGgaaagtctttttctttctctcattcggAATTACCACAGAGGCCCCCCAAACCTGCCATCTATGGCTCTCTGATCCCACGAAGAGGCAGAAGAAGTAGGGACGGCATCGTCTTCTCAGAATCCTCTGCTGCTttctttgctttgagacaggactCCGAAGGACTCACTTCAAATCCAGAGAGTCCCGGCGAGCCTCATGGTAGTCCGCTGTGGGGCTCCCCACAGAACTCAGCCTTTGCCGTGGGTTCTCCTGGGAATGTTTCTTCTCTATCCACTGTCTCCATGGACATGAGGAAACATGAAGCcttgccccctcctcccccagaaaAGAGACATAGCTACAGTTCCGTGGTGGAGAGGGACGGCCATCTTCATGTAGTAGCCCCCACAGTGAAGCGATACAGTCATCCTCCTCCATCGGCCCTAAGTTCAGGGCTACCTGGGTCTCCTGAAGGCTCGTTCCCGCTAGTTCCTGACTCTGTTGTGGCGAGGCAGCACCGCCCTCTGCCAGCcaccccagagaccccccgccaTACTCAgacctccatctcctccaggctGAGATACAACAAACCATTGCCCCCAACTCCCTATGTGCCTGATCTCGGCCattctcccctctccccgccTAGCGTACCAAAGATGTACAGACCTCTacccccagtcccttcctctgaACCACCCCCATTACCACCAAAATCCAGGGAGAGAAGCAGGAGTATCCAGGGAGGCGTTATACATTCAGGGGGCCAAGCCAAACCAAGACCCACTGGCCAAGACTGGACAGTCTCCACACTCTCTGTCGGACGGACCTCTTGGCCCCCGGCTACAGGCAGATCAACAGAATCGTTGGTTCCCACCAGTGGGGGTGTAACTGAAGTGTCCCCTGGCCTGGCTTTCAGCAACATGATAAACCTTCTAAGTCCCTCTTCCCCTACCACTCCCTGTACCCCGGAACTTCAGAGACCTACCAGTAAGGATGAGTCGGAGCTCACCGAAGAGTCTGAGCCCCCCGTGAGAGGATCGTTCAGAAGATCAGTCCCTCAGGAGGGATGTAATGACACACGGAGGTCAGCTTTAGGACCAAAAAAACAGTCAGAAAAACCCATCCACCAGCAACTGGAGAAGGCATGCAGCTGGCCCCGCAGGCAGGACCCAGCGAGAACAGAGAGTGGCAGTGAACAGGCTGGGGGCCAGGCCTCCCACAAGCACAAGGGCTGGAACCGGCAAGGCCTGCGGAGACCTTCTCTGTTGCCCGAGAGCTCTGCAG ATTTGAGAAATCCAAGCATGGGAAGACCCCCTGGCTCTTCAGATTCTGTGGTTTTCCG GGAGAAGAAACCgaaggaggggacaggaggcTTTTCAAGACGCTGCTCCAAGCTCATCAACTCCT CCCAGCTACTTTATCAGGAGTACAGTGATGTTGTTCTGAACAAGGAGATTCAGAGCCAGCAGCGGCTGAACAGCCTAGCGGAGGCACCTGGACTCGCTTCCCCCCGGCAGCGTCGAAAGGCAATGGTATCTTCAGACTCCTACCTACAGCGCCTCTCCATGGCCTCCAGTGGCTCCCTCTGGCAGGAAATCCCTATGGTGCGCAACAGCACAgtgctgctctccatgacccatGAAGATCAAAAACTGCAAGAG GCCAAATTTGAGCTGATCGTGTCAGAGGCGTCTTACCTTCGCAGTCTAAACATAGCTGTGGATCATTTCCAACATTCAGCTCAACTTCGGGCCATCCTGTCCGCCCAGGATCACCAGTGGCTCTTCTCCCGTCTACAGGATGTGCGAGATGTCAGCACCAC GTTCCTTTCCGACCTAGAAGAAAACTTTGAGAACAACATCTTCTCCTTCCAAGTATGTGATGTTGTCTTGAATCATGCCCCAGAGTTCCACCGAGTCTACCTGCCTTATGTCACCAACCAGACCTATCAGGAACGCACCTTCCAAAGCCTAAT GAATAGCAACAGCAGTTTCCGGGAGGTCTTGGAGAAGCTGGAGAGTGACCCCATCTGCCAACGCCTGTCTCTCAAGTCCTTTCTGATACTGCCCTTCCAGCGTATCACCCGTCTTAAGTTGCTACTCCAG AACATTCTGAAGAGAACCCAGCCTGGCTCCTCAGAAGAGGCAGAGGCCACAAAGGCACACCATGCCTTGGAGAAG CTGATCCGAGACTGCAACAACAATGTGCAGAGGATGCGGCGGACAGAGGAGCTCATCTACCTGAGCCAGAAGATTGAGTTTGAATGCAAA ATTTTCCCGCTTATTTCCCAATCTCGATGGCTGGTGAAGAGTGGGGAGCTGACAGCCCTCGAGTTCAGTGCTTccccagggctgaggaggaaaCTGACCACTCGTCCTGTCCATCTGCATCTCTTCAATGACTGTTTGTTGCTGTCCCGACCCCGAGA AGGCAGCCGGTTCCTGGTATTTGACCATGCTCCATTCTCCTCCATTCGAGGGGAAAAGTGTGAAATGAAGCTGCATGGACCTCACAAGAACCTCTTCCGTCTGTTCCTGCTGCACAACACACAGGGCACCCAAGCAGAGTTCCTCTTCCGAACTGAGACTCA aagtGAAAAGCTCCGATGGATCTCGGCCTTGGCCATGCCCAGAGAGGAGTTGGACCTGCTTGAGTGCTACG ACTCCCCACAGGTTCAGTGTCTCCGCGCCTACAAGCCCCGAGAGAATGATGAGTTGGCACTGGAGAAGGCGGATGTGGTGATGGTGACTCAGCAGAGCAGCGATG GCTGGCTGGAAGGTGTGAGACTCTCAGATGGGGAGCAAGGCTGGTTCCCCGTCCAACAAGTAGAGTTTATTTCCAATTCAGAAGTCCGCGCACAGAACCTCAAAGAGGCCCATCGAGTCAAGACTGCCAAACTGCAGCTGGTACAACAGCAAGTCTAA